From the genome of Phlebotomus papatasi isolate M1 chromosome 2, Ppap_2.1, whole genome shotgun sequence:
GCAATTTCTTTCATTGCGATCATGCTTTCGTCGCTCAAGAGATCTTGAATCACCTAATGTTGTAGATGTAAAGTACTGCTTTTATGTTTGTTGGGAGAATAAGAAAGGCCTAAAATAACTGTAATAATTAtggcgatgttttttttttctaaaaatcttaTTGCATGACACTCGAAAAATCATCAATAATACAAGTTCTTTTGGCATTCCAAATCCCTCTCTAAACAGATAATTTATAATtcccaaaaaatattgtataccGTAtccttaaaggaaaaaaaaagaaaatcaatggcTTAGAACAAATTTTGCAACAGAATTCTTTTGTGCAGAAAATTTACAGACAGAGAATGAGAGGAGGAAGATGTGAGGCAGAAGAGAAAATCATCTAATtgcattaaaaaagaaaattgaacaaaaaataatttattcaatggATTCAATGCCTTTTGTCGTGCCTGCTTCTCCTGTCGCTGCCTTTGTCCCCGCGACGTCGCTTGTTGAGCGGATTGCGGGGATCGTAGACATCGTACCAGTCATCTTGCTTCGTAGCAGCATCCTTGGCCAGTACTGGGAGTTTCTCCTCAAAATGCAATTCATGGGAAAGCCAATCGTCTCCCTGGATGTCAGCATCATCATCTGCAGGAGGAGTTGGCTCTGACGGGGCTTCTGAGTGTTTTTCCTTCATCGTTTCGAGTTTGTTCTTGAACTTGGCCAGAAGGGAGAGAGTGAAATTTTCCCTGGAGGCACCTTTCCGGGGATGGTTTTTCTTCAGGGCATCGTATTTGCCCTTTTCCGAGAGATACTCTTCCAGCAGTTCACTTCGCTGCTTCTTCTCCTCCTGGACTGTTCGTTCCTTGTCCAGGAGATCACTTTTGCGCTTCCTGTCTTTCTGATACTCTTTGCGTACTTGTAGGATTTCCTCACGAATCCTCTCTGCGTCTTTCTTCCTCTGGGCTTTGCGCTGCTTTTCCTCATCGAACAGATCGTAGTCAGCATCGGAATCCGAGGAGTCTTCCTTGATTGGTTTATCTGGAGATTTTTGGGCTTTTTTGGTGGATTTTAGTTTGTTCCTGACACTTTCGGCCGTCTTTTTGACCTCTTCTTCATCTTTGGCTGCCCTGGGGTCTTCCTCGATGTCCGGAGTCGATGATTTATCCCTCTTCTCCGCCTTGAGTGTTTCCCGGCTCAGCTTGGGATCCTCAACGGCATCGTGCATGGACTTAGCCTTTCCGGAAGACTTCTTTACAAATTCCATTGTTTCCTCTTCATCCTCCTCAGCTTCTGCGCCAAAAGAGAGTAAACCGAAGTTCTTAACGCCCTTCTCCCTGGACTTACtctcttttttctctttctccttCTCGGGCTTTCTGGTCACTCGAGGTTCAATATCCTCGAAAGGATTGTGCAAAATCtcagtttttattattttatgcgGATACACTGGTCTCTCTTCCTCATCCACGAGCCCCTCTTCGAGCTTCAGCATATTGAATACCGTGTCTCCTGTTACTTTCCCAAAGATCGTATGCTTGTTCTGGAGCTCCGGAGTAGCTGCCAGAGTGAAGAAGAACTGTGAACCATTGTCATTGGGACCTGAATTTGCCATAGCCACGAGCCCTCTTCTCGTAAATCGCAGCCTCGAGTGGAATTCATCCTTAAAAGGAGCCCCAAATATCGATTCTCCGCCTGAACCATTGCCTTCAGGGTCCCCTCCTTGGACAATAAACCCCTTTACAAGTCTGTGGAAGATTGTGGAGTTGTAGTAACCCTCCATGCACAGTTGCACAAAGTTCCGGCAAGCTTTCGGGGCTTCCCTGGACCACAATTCAATATCAATATCCCCCACGGAAGTCTTCAGGAGCACCTACAGAccagcaaattcaatttttaaccaTCCCAGAAAGATTTCTGGCATACACTTACCTTCCCCGAGGTGGGGGGCTCCTGAATATAAATACTACTCATCCTGAAGGTGTCTTCCTGGCCAGAAACACCAAGAAAAACCCTCAAACGTGATTCCCTAACGTTCCCTTGTCAATCCTTGATACACTTTTTGACCACGCGGCGCTGCCATCTTCCCCTCCaattcaaaccaaaagaaaaaaccgttgaaatCCCAGATTGAAAAACATTCTAGAAAAaagctaaatttatttatatcatGTTAATTCATCACAATTATTgtgttaataatttttcttccttagtttttttttcactctatACTTGGAATAGACTATAAGAACGATTTTGGACATGAATCCACATTTTTAACTCCCAACTTCCTTCTTCGAAAAGTTAAACACTTaaaatagttttcttttttttttaattattactgatactagagattttttttcttattacccTTACACATCTAAGCACATTAAGGCAAATgttcttttttgaatttttttacgatttttttttcaatgtttttattggaatatctaaaaattatttcacgagtttacattacattttaaaaatttttttggcaatatttttgcaatgaaatttttctgcttCAATTCATTAATTTCTCTTTTTGCAGAATCTGCGCCTAAATGAGTCCAAAAAGAATAACTGAAAATATATTCGCAATTATTCTACTTTTAAACttgtgttttttcttcttttagtgACTTTCGTCTTGAAATATCTTGCattaaattctttctttttccaaattctatttatttacaGTAGGTTTAGCATTTTGTGAATTTCCCATTGAATAACACTGTATTCTTTCAAATTTCAGAAGAAAATTATACAGCATTCTCTTCCCTTTGCTTTTGCTTGATCAAgaggttattttaaaaatgtgaggttaggtcatgtataacctaaaaaatatagGATCCGTGATTTTTTATGGCAAAAGCTCACATCATTAGCTATAGAGAATTTCTGtaactattttattattttcttaaatttacgaGAGGTTATAAGTGATTTTGTCTAAAATCTTATAACCTACAAGTATCAAGCTTCTAAATTCCCATATTTTTGCTCATCTGAGGATTTTCTTTGCAATCTCATAACTGAGGtataataaaacaatttaatgTACTGACCGTCCGTACTGACGTTAtggtttttcagtttttctatTCGCTATTAAACATTTTCTATGTTATGATTTTAATCCAAGTTCTGAGTTTTATTTCCCAGTTATCTTAgatgtatttattttaaagacATTTGAATAAGACCTTATTCtcgaatttttggaataaaaagaCTTttgactacacagaaaaaaaatattttgtaaaaatgtttgtaaatgtttgtggattcctatgggggagttacaaaatactcgtgaatcgtataacccacaaacaagttggtaaaattttgtacttttttttacaaacattggtcgtaaaatgatcatttgacgaacatttttggaacttttacaaacatttgttcgtaaatgttcgtaaacacacaaaattttacgaacattcttTTTGCGAACGAAAATGTTCGTCaacgaacaatttttgtgaaaaaatacaaaaattttacgaacttgtttgtggattatacgattcacgagcatttcgtaagtctgccataggattttacaaacatttacgaacaattttacaaaatatttttttttcagtgtagatGGCTttatcaaattcagaatcttgtctTGGAGTTCAGTTGAGATCGGATGCGAAGATCTTCCTAAAGCTGGCAGCTTACTAGATCATGCATCAAAAAGTATGTTTTgagattttgaggttatgatctACATAACCAATAAAAAAACTCTAAAGTTTATTGGCCaacaaatgaaataaattcttaaaaacaattcaaaataACTTGTAGACCTCCGGGATAAATGTATCTGTGTTCTTTGACCTCCAACTTGAAGAACTCTTTAACCTTATTGCTTCTATATATTAGAAAaacttatgtccatattgaagaatttcTCCTACACAAGCAtggggaatttgcttcaatatggatataa
Proteins encoded in this window:
- the LOC129804337 gene encoding spliceosome-associated protein CWC27 homolog, whose protein sequence is MSSIYIQEPPTSGKVLLKTSVGDIDIELWSREAPKACRNFVQLCMEGYYNSTIFHRLVKGFIVQGGDPEGNGSGGESIFGAPFKDEFHSRLRFTRRGLVAMANSGPNDNGSQFFFTLAATPELQNKHTIFGKVTGDTVFNMLKLEEGLVDEEERPVYPHKIIKTEILHNPFEDIEPRVTRKPEKEKEKKESKSREKGVKNFGLLSFGAEAEEDEEETMEFVKKSSGKAKSMHDAVEDPKLSRETLKAEKRDKSSTPDIEEDPRAAKDEEEVKKTAESVRNKLKSTKKAQKSPDKPIKEDSSDSDADYDLFDEEKQRKAQRKKDAERIREEILQVRKEYQKDRKRKSDLLDKERTVQEEKKQRSELLEEYLSEKGKYDALKKNHPRKGASRENFTLSLLAKFKNKLETMKEKHSEAPSEPTPPADDDADIQGDDWLSHELHFEEKLPVLAKDAATKQDDWYDVYDPRNPLNKRRRGDKGSDRRSRHDKRH